The Candidatus Omnitrophota bacterium nucleotide sequence CTTTACCTTTTGCAGGATAAAAGCGGATATCTGTTGAGGCGTATATTTTTTACCGTAAGCGTTAAAATGAAAATCCTCTCCCATTCTCCTTTTCGCGGCCTGTATCGTGCCTTCGGGATTTACAGATGCCTGCCTTCTGGCAGGTTCTCCGACGAGCTTCTGGCCGTCTTTCGTAAAAGCCACTACCGAAGGAAACGCCTTGCCGCTGGCAACGCCGGCGCCTTCTGCCGAAGGTATTATAGTAGGCCTTCCGCCTTCCATTACAGCCGCCGCTGAATTTGATGTCCCAAGATCAATTCCTATTACTCTTGCCATTTTTTGTCCCTCCTGAATTTTTTAAATTACCGTCTGTCCGCGCCGATAAAGCGCTGTCTGGCCTAAAAACTAATCCTGCGTGTTTGGGCCTTTTTCCGTTTCTTCCATATTCTCTTTGCCGCCTTTTTTATTGCTCTCTTCATCGCCCGACTGCGGTTCTTTGCCGCTTTCGGCCTGCGTGCAGGCGGCCTGCTGTTTGTTGTTTTTGGCAACCTTTACCATGGCAGGCCTTATAATCTTATCATTTAACATATAACCCGGCTGGAATTCTTCCAATACGGCCCCGTCATCGGCATCTGCGGACTCAACAACCTCAATGGCATCATGCCTTACCGGGTCAAATTTCTCTCCAAGGCTGTTTATCCTTCTAAGCCCTTTTTCTTCAAGCAGTTTGTGGAGCTGTTTGGATATCATGTCAACACCCTGATGGAGTAATTTAAAATCCTGCTTTTGGTCAGCGGCCTTTATACTGCGCTCAAAGTTATCAAGCATGCCGACAAGCTCTATTATAAGCGCCTCATTGGCATATTTTATAAACTCCTGCTTCTCGCGGGCCGAGCGCTTCCTGAAATTATCAAATTCCGCCTGCAGTCTCAATAACCTGTCCTGAAAGGCGTCTTTTTTTAAAAGCTCCTCGCGCAGGACTTTAAGCTCTGCCTCAATATCCTTTATGTCAGCTCTAACAGCAGGCCCTTGCGCGCCTGTCTCGCTATCCTGATTTTTGTCTTTGTTCTTATCGTCTTTTTTGTCTTTGGCTGTCATTTTAATATCCGGCTTAGTTTTTCCGCTACATAATCAACTATGGAGACGAGCCTCGCGTATTCCATACGCTTGGGCCCTATTATTCCAAGTATGCCGCACGGTATATCGCCAACGCGGTAATCACTGGCTATCATACTGCAGTCTGAAAACTCTTCGCCCAATTCGGAACCTATGTAAACGCCAGGCGCTTCCCTGTCGCTTATTTTTTTAAGCAAAGAGAACAGGAAATCCTTGCTCTCAAGGTGCTTTAAAAGGCTTTTAACCTTTTCCACGTTCTCAAATTCGGGCTGTTCCGTTATATGAAACCTGCCGTCAAGATATATCCTGTTCTCTTTTACCACATCCAGTATAATATCTATGATGGCCTTGGCGCGTTCCAGCACATAAAAAAAAGAATCTCTCTCGGCTATAAGCTTGCGGACAATCTCCTGCCTGATCTCGTTTAAAGAGTTCTTGCCCATATATTTATTGATAAAATTATTTATACGCGACAACTCCTGGGCCTGTATATCATCGTCAAGGAAGACCACAAAATCCTTCGTAACTCCTGATGACATTATAAGCACGGCGAGTATCTCATTGGGGCCGAGTTTTACCAGCTCCACATGCCTGAAGGGGCTTTTCTGCAATAGAGGCAGAAATACAACCCCGGCCTGATTAGTTATTGACGACAATATACCCGATGTCTTGTCAAGAAGGCTGTTAAGCTCGCTTACTTTGGCATCAAACTCTTTGTCCACAAGCCTTTTCTCTTCTTCGGTAAGAAGAGATGCTCTCATCAGCTTGTCTATATAATGCCTATAACCTTTCTCGGTAGGCATCCTGCCTGCCGAGGTATGCGGATGCATTATAAGGCCCTGCTCCTCAAGGTCGCTCATGATATTTCTAACGCTGGCAGGGCTTAAGCTCATGCGCAGTTTCTTGCTTATGGCCCTTGAGGCTATAGGCTCGGCTGTGCTGATATAGCTATCAATTATCATAGCTAATATTTTATCTTTTCTGATATGTGTATCTTTCTGCGCCATATTGTGACCTTTGGGTTTTTCAGGCCGCGGATATTAGCACTCTATTATTAAGAGTGCTAACACGGAAGCCAATTCTATCACTTTTGCAATTTTTGTCAAGAATTATTTTGCGAATTTTTTCTCAATTTATTTTGCGGAGTTTTCTATCCGGGATCAGGCCTTTAACTTAGCCTTTAGATGATGGGGCACAACCGCTTTTATCCTGATGCCTTCAGGGACATCTTTTCTTTCAAGAACACGGCCCTGCTCATATATAGAGCTTAAAAGGCCCATTTTATCATGCGGGATAAGGATATCAATTTTTTCAACAAGCATCGTCATCCTTGACTTTATCATATCAACCAGGGTCTTAAGTGACGTGCCTTCTTTTGCCGATATAAGAACAGAATCTTCAATATTGCGGCGAAAATGCCCTGCTTCAAAATTATCGCTGACAAGGTCTATCTTGTTAAGGGCGGTTATAATGGGCTTCTCATATGAATCTATCTCCTTTAACACGCCCATTACAGCCTCCAGATGTTCGCCTGCCTTGGGACTGCTTATATCAAGAACATGAAGTAAAAGGTCGGCCTCTTTTACCTCTTCAAGGGTCGCCTTAAAAGCCTCAATAAGATTATGCGGCAGTTTATGTATAAAACCGACGGTATCAACAAGCAGTATCTTTTGATTATTCGGCAATACCAGCCTGTGCGCCGTAAGGTCTAATGTGCAAAATAACCTGTTATCAGAAAGAACATCGGAACCTGTAAGCTTGTTTATAAGGGTTGATTTGCCGGCATTGGTATATCCTATTACCGCGACGGTAGCCACGGAATGTTCCATCCTGTTCTGCCGCAGTTTTTTTCTCCTTTTGCTAAGCTTGGCAAGCTCTGATTTGGCATATTTTATCTTGCGCATTATGCCGCGACGGTCTGTTTCAAGCATTTGCTCACCAGGGCCCCTTGTGCCTATGCCGCCGCCAAGCCTTGACAGCTTGACGCCTAATCCGGAAAGCCTGGGAAGCATATATTCAAGCCGGGCAAGCTCAACCTGAAGTTTTCCTTCATTGGTATGCGCGCGCTGTGAGAAGATATCAAGTATAAGCTGCGTCCTGTCAATAACCTTGACTCCCAGGGCGTGTTCTATGTTTCTCTGCTGTGTGCTTGAGAGGTTTTCGCTAAATATCACCGAATCAATACCACTGCCGAATGATTCAACCATGGTATGTATTTCTTCTATCTTGCCTTTTCCAAGAAACAGATTGGCTGTGGGCTCATCCAGCCTGACTACAATATGGCCCAGCACCTTTGCCCCGCTTGAAAGGGCAAGCTCTTCAAACTCGGCACTGCTGTCTTCAGGCGACCAGCCCTTTTGCCTGTCTTCATATAGGCTTATTGTGACAAGAAGGCACCTGTTGCTCAAGGGCCCTTTTACTTCATAAGTTTTTTGCATAATATCCTTGCCGCCTGGGCGGGGGAAAGTCCGTCAATATCAACCCGCTCAAACCTTTTGTCGTTTCTAAACCAAGACAATTGCCTCTTGGCATAATTTCTTGTCCTCTGCTTTATCAATTCCCTGGCCCTGTCCAGGCTTATTTTATTATCAAGATAATCAAATACCTCCACGTAACCTAAGGCCTGGCGCGCTGTCATGGAAAGCTCTTCTTTCTTAAGCCTTCGGCATTCAGCCACAAAGCCTCTCCTGAACATGGCGTCCACTCTTTTATTTATTATATCATATAAGGCCTGCCTGTTCCTGTTAAGGTAAAATATCTTTATATCATATTTATCCTTAAGGCCTCTGGTATTTTTTCTAAGCTCTGATATCGGGGAATGGGCTTTTATGCATACCTCCAAAGCCCTGATGACGCGGCGCGTATCGTTAGGATGCAGTTTATCGGCAGTCTCATGGTCAATAGCCGATAATTTTTTATGAAGAAATCCCCTGCCGTTTAAGGCTTCCTGTTTTGACAATTCTTCTCTTAAAGCATAATCAGCCGGGGGGGAGACAAAAAGCCCGTCCACCAATGATTTTATATAAAGCGCGGTGCCTCCGGTAATCAATGCCCGGCGGCCTTTTTTTTCAATGGCATCAAGGCATTTTAAAGCATGCTTACAAAAATCGGCCGCGCTGAAATTTATTGAAGGCGCGGCTATATCAATCATGTGATGTATTATGCCGCGTCTCTGGCAGGGGGTGGG carries:
- the grpE gene encoding nucleotide exchange factor GrpE, whose amino-acid sequence is MTAKDKKDDKNKDKNQDSETGAQGPAVRADIKDIEAELKVLREELLKKDAFQDRLLRLQAEFDNFRKRSAREKQEFIKYANEALIIELVGMLDNFERSIKAADQKQDFKLLHQGVDMISKQLHKLLEEKGLRRINSLGEKFDPVRHDAIEVVESADADDGAVLEEFQPGYMLNDKIIRPAMVKVAKNNKQQAACTQAESGKEPQSGDEESNKKGGKENMEETEKGPNTQD
- the miaA gene encoding tRNA (adenosine(37)-N6)-dimethylallyltransferase MiaA, encoding MDSIVFITGPTAVGKTAVSLSLAKRLRAEIISCDSMQIYKGMDIGTQKPTPCQRRGIIHHMIDIAAPSINFSAADFCKHALKCLDAIEKKGRRALITGGTALYIKSLVDGLFVSPPADYALREELSKQEALNGRGFLHKKLSAIDHETADKLHPNDTRRVIRALEVCIKAHSPISELRKNTRGLKDKYDIKIFYLNRNRQALYDIINKRVDAMFRRGFVAECRRLKKEELSMTARQALGYVEVFDYLDNKISLDRARELIKQRTRNYAKRQLSWFRNDKRFERVDIDGLSPAQAARILCKKLMK
- the hrcA gene encoding heat-inducible transcriptional repressor HrcA, giving the protein MAQKDTHIRKDKILAMIIDSYISTAEPIASRAISKKLRMSLSPASVRNIMSDLEEQGLIMHPHTSAGRMPTEKGYRHYIDKLMRASLLTEEEKRLVDKEFDAKVSELNSLLDKTSGILSSITNQAGVVFLPLLQKSPFRHVELVKLGPNEILAVLIMSSGVTKDFVVFLDDDIQAQELSRINNFINKYMGKNSLNEIRQEIVRKLIAERDSFFYVLERAKAIIDIILDVVKENRIYLDGRFHITEQPEFENVEKVKSLLKHLESKDFLFSLLKKISDREAPGVYIGSELGEEFSDCSMIASDYRVGDIPCGILGIIGPKRMEYARLVSIVDYVAEKLSRILK
- the hflX gene encoding GTPase HflX, yielding MQKTYEVKGPLSNRCLLVTISLYEDRQKGWSPEDSSAEFEELALSSGAKVLGHIVVRLDEPTANLFLGKGKIEEIHTMVESFGSGIDSVIFSENLSSTQQRNIEHALGVKVIDRTQLILDIFSQRAHTNEGKLQVELARLEYMLPRLSGLGVKLSRLGGGIGTRGPGEQMLETDRRGIMRKIKYAKSELAKLSKRRKKLRQNRMEHSVATVAVIGYTNAGKSTLINKLTGSDVLSDNRLFCTLDLTAHRLVLPNNQKILLVDTVGFIHKLPHNLIEAFKATLEEVKEADLLLHVLDISSPKAGEHLEAVMGVLKEIDSYEKPIITALNKIDLVSDNFEAGHFRRNIEDSVLISAKEGTSLKTLVDMIKSRMTMLVEKIDILIPHDKMGLLSSIYEQGRVLERKDVPEGIRIKAVVPHHLKAKLKA